The following are from one region of the Gemmatimonadota bacterium genome:
- the coaD gene encoding pantetheine-phosphate adenylyltransferase produces MKKAVYAASFDPVTHGHLWVIQEAAELFDQLVVAIGINPDKDYTFSLEDRLGLLYETTSQFDNVAVASYENQFLVNYARGIGAGYIVRGIRTQSDYEFERRMRYINSDLDDTITTIFLMPPREIAEISSSFIKGLVGPDGWQDVVRRYVPEPVFEKFVEYF; encoded by the coding sequence ATGAAAAAAGCCGTTTATGCCGCCAGCTTTGATCCCGTTACTCACGGCCATCTGTGGGTTATTCAGGAGGCTGCAGAGCTTTTCGATCAGCTCGTTGTCGCTATTGGAATCAATCCGGATAAAGACTATACGTTTTCACTGGAGGATCGGCTCGGTCTGCTTTATGAAACCACGTCGCAGTTCGATAATGTCGCGGTCGCCAGTTACGAAAATCAGTTTCTGGTCAATTACGCACGCGGTATTGGCGCAGGTTATATTGTGCGGGGTATTCGCACGCAGAGCGACTATGAGTTTGAACGCAGGATGCGCTATATTAACAGCGATCTGGACGATACGATTACGACTATCTTTTTGATGCCCCCGCGAGAGATTGCCGAGATCAGTTCCAGTTTTATTAAAGGGCTGGTGGGTCCCGATGGCTGGCAAGATGTTGTGAGACGCTATGTTCCGGAGCCTGTTTTTGAGAAATTTGTGGAGTATTTTTAA
- the lon gene encoding endopeptidase La gives MPNDNPLTSVNAIEAYSIPSELPMLVTSEVVIYPLMAAPLLLEDERAVKAAQAAIDAGHKVLAIFGELEESDAEEDIRRESLYPVGTAIYIARSAEMPDGRMQVLVQGMARLSLIDVLQSQPHPIAQVEKIASDIEHNTELEALARNIFGQFKKAVALAPNVPREVGEALDALSEISHKADFIASQLNVGFEDQQKILTERNLYRRLEAINQFLNREVEILELREKISSEAAGTMEDAQKEYFLRQQLRAIQDELGEGEDIGAEIEELREKIEAAGMSEEAKTEAERELKRMARMPEASAEYTVSRTYLDWLVELPWNKKTSDQLDIKKAERVLNADHYGLEKPKERILEYLSVRQLKDDMRGPILLLVGPPGTGKTSLGKSVARALNRKFVRMSLGGIRDESEIRGHRRTYIGALPGRIIQGLRRAGTKNPVFMLDEIDKLGADFRGDPSAALLEVLDPAQNNTFVDHYLDVAFDLSEVLFLATANSLHTIPPALMDRMEVLEVSGYTETEKMEIARRYLVKRQISEHGLTPQKASFDKAALQEVIQHYTREAGVRNLEREIATVARKVARKFAQGRKRRVHIHQKNIAEYLGSQKFRHEVAEEDHEVGVAAGLAVTSTGGDVLFVEATVIPGKGELNLTGQVGDVMKESAHAAMTYVRSRWHELELNAQFNENKDVHVHVPAGAVPKDGPSAGITMATVLASVFTNRPIRKDVAMTGEITLRGKVLPIGGVRDKVLSAHRAGVKTVILPEDNRKDAREIPDTARKDIRLVFASHMDQVLETALMKRPRKPMAEVFSVN, from the coding sequence ATGCCAAACGACAACCCTCTCACAAGCGTAAACGCAATCGAAGCGTATAGCATCCCATCTGAATTACCCATGCTGGTGACATCAGAAGTGGTGATTTATCCCCTGATGGCTGCCCCCTTATTATTGGAAGACGAACGCGCGGTAAAAGCCGCGCAAGCGGCAATAGACGCCGGGCACAAGGTACTCGCCATATTTGGAGAACTGGAAGAAAGCGACGCCGAAGAAGATATCCGCCGGGAGTCTCTATATCCCGTAGGCACGGCAATCTACATCGCGCGATCCGCGGAAATGCCCGACGGCCGCATGCAAGTGCTCGTACAGGGCATGGCGCGACTATCACTCATAGATGTATTGCAATCGCAACCTCATCCCATAGCGCAAGTTGAGAAAATAGCATCAGACATAGAACACAACACAGAATTGGAAGCTCTCGCGCGCAATATATTCGGCCAGTTCAAAAAAGCCGTAGCACTCGCCCCGAATGTACCCAGAGAAGTCGGGGAAGCCCTGGATGCCCTCTCAGAAATATCCCACAAGGCAGACTTCATCGCCTCACAACTCAACGTGGGATTTGAAGACCAACAAAAAATACTAACCGAGCGCAATCTGTACCGACGATTGGAAGCCATCAATCAATTTCTAAATCGCGAAGTTGAAATACTGGAACTGCGGGAAAAAATCAGTTCAGAAGCCGCGGGAACCATGGAAGACGCCCAAAAAGAATATTTCTTACGCCAGCAACTGCGGGCAATCCAGGATGAACTGGGCGAAGGAGAGGACATCGGCGCCGAAATCGAAGAACTGCGCGAAAAAATCGAAGCCGCTGGCATGTCCGAAGAAGCAAAAACAGAAGCCGAACGCGAGCTAAAACGCATGGCGCGCATGCCCGAAGCCTCTGCCGAATACACCGTATCGCGCACCTATCTGGACTGGCTCGTCGAACTCCCCTGGAACAAAAAGACAAGCGATCAATTAGACATCAAAAAAGCCGAGCGCGTCTTAAACGCAGACCACTATGGATTGGAAAAACCCAAAGAACGCATCCTGGAGTACCTGTCCGTGCGCCAATTGAAAGACGACATGCGAGGGCCTATCTTGTTACTGGTCGGCCCCCCGGGCACGGGAAAAACATCACTGGGCAAATCCGTGGCGCGCGCACTCAACCGCAAATTTGTCAGAATGTCATTGGGCGGCATCCGCGACGAATCGGAAATTCGGGGACATCGCCGCACCTACATCGGCGCACTGCCCGGACGCATCATCCAGGGACTGCGACGCGCAGGCACAAAAAATCCCGTATTTATGCTGGATGAAATCGACAAACTCGGCGCGGATTTTCGCGGCGACCCCTCCGCAGCACTGCTGGAGGTCCTGGACCCAGCGCAAAACAACACCTTTGTGGATCACTACCTTGACGTCGCCTTTGACCTCTCAGAAGTCTTATTCCTCGCCACTGCCAACTCACTCCACACAATCCCACCCGCACTCATGGACCGGATGGAAGTACTGGAAGTCTCGGGATATACCGAAACCGAAAAAATGGAAATCGCGCGACGATACCTGGTCAAACGCCAGATCTCAGAACACGGATTGACCCCCCAAAAAGCATCCTTCGACAAAGCGGCCCTGCAAGAAGTCATCCAGCACTACACCCGCGAGGCCGGGGTGCGAAATCTGGAGCGCGAAATCGCAACCGTAGCGCGCAAAGTAGCCCGCAAATTTGCCCAGGGCCGCAAGCGGCGCGTACACATCCATCAAAAAAACATCGCCGAATATCTGGGATCGCAAAAATTCCGCCACGAAGTAGCCGAAGAAGATCACGAGGTGGGCGTCGCCGCTGGCCTCGCCGTAACATCTACCGGTGGTGATGTCCTCTTTGTCGAAGCAACCGTCATACCCGGTAAAGGCGAGTTAAATCTGACCGGACAGGTCGGCGACGTAATGAAGGAATCCGCGCATGCAGCCATGACCTATGTGCGGTCGCGCTGGCATGAACTGGAGCTAAACGCGCAGTTTAACGAAAACAAAGACGTACACGTACACGTACCCGCAGGTGCCGTACCCAAAGACGGCCCCTCGGCAGGCATTACCATGGCCACAGTCCTCGCATCGGTATTTACCAATCGGCCCATCCGCAAAGACGTGGCAATGACAGGCGAAATTACACTGCGCGGCAAAGTACTGCCCATCGGCGGCGTACGCGATAAAGTCCTATCAGCACACCGCGCAGGTGTAAAAACCGTAATCCTACCCGAAGACAACCGCAAAGACGCACGCGAAATACCCGACACAGCGCGCAAAGACATAAGACTGGTATTTGCATCGCACATGGATCAGGTACTGGAAACCGCCCTCATGAAACGCCCCCGCAAGCCAATGGCTGAGGTGTTCAGTGTGAATTGA
- a CDS encoding DUF2384 domain-containing protein, which produces MNTQNIETIEGTEPCLIDEKQAKELIEANTQEMEEMEDLLTSTQIVVLAGLNHHQVVHDWLKKGHIVGWKNARHDYVFPAGQFDKHGQPIKRLDRITQLFDDAYEMWYWLTAPNDALDGAEPLALLHKGEVARVKAAAKGYLQGDFG; this is translated from the coding sequence ATGAATACGCAAAATATAGAAACCATTGAAGGTACCGAACCATGTCTAATTGATGAGAAACAGGCGAAAGAATTGATCGAGGCAAATACCCAAGAGATGGAAGAGATGGAGGATCTGCTAACTTCCACGCAAATTGTCGTCCTCGCTGGCCTCAATCACCACCAGGTTGTTCACGACTGGCTGAAGAAAGGGCATATAGTCGGATGGAAAAATGCCAGGCACGATTATGTCTTTCCCGCTGGACAATTCGACAAACACGGACAACCTATAAAAAGGCTTGATCGTATTACCCAGCTATTCGATGATGCCTATGAAATGTGGTATTGGCTGACAGCACCAAACGACGCGCTTGATGGAGCGGAACCGCTTGCCCTTCTTCACAAAGGAGAAGTCGCCCGTGTTAAGGCTGCCGCCAAAGGATACCTCCAGGGTGACTTTGGATGA
- a CDS encoding HEPN domain-containing protein codes for MKKTTNEATVKIDWWVDFDEHSAGEAAAAAIKGRYTNCWGRLVGQLDGNIRWTSIECQICGRSVKGEEANHEMERMRREIVDNLPKVRRGLPAKYREDAKFVLKVLPDMERDKAYFNRRVAAKMAEGRKKNRLSRHDFPKGEAGYLYLQASAFMAGIESLPREMSLVRISDYDFQKPHISDVDVADDLSEMRVSGKTVGKSQKLSEQVLMQRMGLLMTAGMTAAFACELALKAILITRLDEARKTHDLLELYKDLPEDSKTRLKADFSEIEDELKRARHTFGRWRYFETNVGEEGMQAMANIERAFALAKVARVIIDEGETSGLAYEVDINFEAKFNLDNGDTEYWETYKLRVTGKETSVSWDSLLATGQKK; via the coding sequence ATGAAAAAGACAACAAACGAAGCAACCGTCAAAATAGATTGGTGGGTGGACTTCGACGAGCACTCCGCAGGCGAGGCGGCCGCGGCTGCTATAAAAGGAAGATACACAAATTGCTGGGGACGACTGGTCGGACAGCTAGACGGAAACATCAGGTGGACCAGCATCGAATGTCAGATATGCGGGAGATCCGTCAAGGGCGAAGAGGCGAATCACGAGATGGAAAGAATGCGTCGAGAGATAGTCGATAATCTGCCGAAGGTGCGACGGGGCCTGCCCGCGAAGTACCGCGAGGATGCGAAATTCGTGCTCAAGGTTCTGCCGGACATGGAGCGCGATAAGGCATATTTCAACAGGCGCGTCGCTGCGAAGATGGCAGAAGGACGCAAAAAAAACAGGCTAAGTCGGCATGATTTCCCAAAGGGAGAGGCCGGATACCTTTATCTTCAGGCCAGTGCGTTTATGGCCGGGATAGAGAGCCTTCCCCGTGAAATGTCGTTAGTCCGAATATCGGATTATGACTTCCAGAAGCCACACATTTCAGACGTCGATGTGGCGGATGATCTTTCCGAAATGCGCGTGTCGGGAAAGACCGTGGGTAAGTCCCAAAAATTGTCGGAGCAGGTGCTGATGCAGAGAATGGGTTTGCTCATGACGGCGGGAATGACTGCGGCGTTCGCCTGCGAGCTGGCACTGAAGGCGATCCTGATCACGCGCCTGGACGAAGCGAGAAAGACTCACGACCTTCTGGAACTGTACAAGGACCTGCCGGAAGACAGCAAAACGAGATTGAAGGCGGACTTCTCCGAGATTGAGGACGAATTGAAGAGGGCAAGACACACATTCGGTCGTTGGCGGTACTTCGAAACGAATGTGGGCGAGGAAGGAATGCAGGCGATGGCCAACATCGAAAGAGCATTTGCGCTGGCCAAAGTGGCCCGGGTGATCATTGACGAGGGCGAGACCTCGGGGTTGGCTTACGAGGTCGACATAAACTTCGAGGCGAAATTTAACCTGGACAATGGCGATACCGAGTACTGGGAAACATACAAATTGAGGGTGACCGGCAAGGAAACGTCGGTCTCTTGGGACTCGCTGCTGGCGACTGGACAGAAAAAATGA